The genomic DNA CCGCTGCCGCCTATTCCGAATGCCGCCTTTAATACGCCCGGAAACACTGCGATTGCCTTTGCGTCTTTTAAGAGGGCTTCAGGTATTGACTTTGCCTGAATACGCATCAGTTCATCGAGCGTTTTCGAAGCTTTTTTGGCCGTTTCGCCAGCTTTCTTTATCTGTTTCGCCTTTTCCTTATCGCTCATTTGAGCCACTGCGGTTTGGCTTGTCATGATCATCAGAGATATCAGTCCGAGTAAAAATAGAAATGTCCTAAATCGTATTCTCATTATATCCTCCTTGAAAGGTAACTGCATTGATGAAACATCCGGCCGAGAACAACTCTGCCAAGTATTAGATGTTGAAATTTCAACGTCCCAATTTGAGCGTATTCCTATTGTCGGGAGGTGTCAATGGTCAATTATTTGAGTCACTTTTAGTGTTTATATCAGGCAGCTTTGCCATTCGCGATGAGTGTCGGATATTTACCGGTCCAGCACGCTGAACAGGTCGAGCTTGTTTCGAGGCCGACCGATTCGAGCATACCGTTGAGCGAGAGGTAGCCGAGACTGTCGGCACCGATGTATTGACACGTTTCCTCGACCGTCATACGCGATGCGATCAGGTCCTTTCGGCGGGGCGTATCGACGCCGTAATAGCACGAATGAGCCGTCGGCGGACAAGAGATACGCATATGTACCTCCTCAGCCCCTGCGTCGCGGACCATCTCGACGATCTTTTTTGATGTTGTACCGCGGACGATCGAATCATCGACCAAAATGATACGTCGGCCGTTGATCAGGTCTTTGATCGGATTGAGCTTTAACCGAACACCGAACGAACGGATCGATTGGGTTGGTTCGATAAATGTACGTCCGACATAATGATTGCGAATTATCGCCTGACGAAAATTGATGCCCGATTCGCGAGCATACCCGATCGCAGCCGCCACACCTGAGTCGGGAACGGGAACTACAAGATCCGCTTCGACCGGATGTTCTATCGCGAGCTGTTTGCCCATCTTATGCCGCGATTCATTGACCGAACGTCCAAATATGGTCGAATCAGGCCGCGAAAAATAGACATGTTCGAAAGTACAGACCGAAACCGGCCGCTGTTCGAGCGGTTTCGACGAATGCAATCCGTCAGCATCGACGATCAACATCTCGCCCGGCTCGATCTCACGAACGTATTCCGCATCGATCAGATCAAATGCGCATGTTTCGCTGGCGACGCACCACGAATCCTGAACTTTGCCGAGAACAAGCGGCCGGAAGCCGCGGGGATCTCGAACCGCGATCAACTGCTTCGGTGTCAAAAACAAGAGCGAAAAAGCCCCGTCCGTATCGTACAACACCGTTTTGATCGCATCGACCGCGTCTTTCGCGGGTGTTCGGGCAATACCGTGGAGTATGGTCTCTGTATCAGATGTCGATGAGAAAATAGCTCCGGCCTTTTCGAGTTCCTCACGTTTTTGAGCAGCGAACGGGAGGTTCCCGTTATGGCAAACAGCGATCTTTCCGTGCTGGCACGTGACCGAAAACGGCTGGACCTCGTCGATCGTATTCTTGCCGGAGGTCGAATATCGCGTGTGCCCGATCGCACTTGTACCTTTGAGTGTCGAAAGAACATCAGGATTCAAAACATCCGCGACCAAGCCGATCGAGCGATGCTGCAGCAATTCACCGCCATCGGCCGTTACGATTCCGCACGCTTCCTGCCCCCGATGCTGCAAGGCAAAAAGCCCGAGCTGCGTCAGCGTCGAGGCTTCTGCGTGACCGAAGATGCCGAATATTCCGCACTCCTCGTGCAATTTATCGAGAACGAGTTCCATTTATATTCATTTTGCCACAAAAAGAATTTAGCCACGAATTACACTACTACAACGAATGATATTTTTGGATTTTATTCGTCAACTTCGTGTAATTCGCGGCAAAAGCCCTATTTTGACGCCCGAACTGAGATAACAACACACTTCGAAGTCGGTGTGAAGCTGCGTTTCGCGACACTTTTCAGCGGGATCAGCGGATTTGCCTCAGGAAAATACGCCGCCGCACAATCGACCGGTATTTCGTAAGGCACCACAGCGAACCCCGAGACACACCTTTCGACATCCTCAAAATGACTCGTAATGTCAACCAACTGCCCTGGCCTGAGTCCGCGGGCAGCGATGTCGGCCTCATTCATAAAGATCACGCGGCGATCACCATCGATTCCGCGATAGCGGTCATCGAGTCCGTAGATCGTCGTATTAAATTGATCGTGGGAACGGATCGTCGTTAAAAACAACTTGCCGGATTCGAGTTTAGTATATTCAAGTTTGCTCGGCCGAAACAGTGCCTTTCCCATCGGCGTCGGAAATTCACCGCGGCCCGGCGGATTTGGCATATAAAATCCGCCGTCAGCTCGGATGCGCTCGTTGTAATTCTCACAGCCCGGCACAACACGCGATATCGCATCACGGATCAGATCGTAATCCGCCGCCATCGCGTCCCAATCGACGCTCGACCGGCTGCCGAGAGTAGCTTTCGCGAGATCGCATACGATACCTGTTTCGCTCCGCAAATGCTCGGAGATCGGCTCAAAGATACCTCTCGACATCTGAACGTTTAGCATCGTGCTCTCGGTTGAAACAAATTGCTCGCCGCCAGCCTGCGTATCGATCTCCGAACGGCCGAGACACGGCAGGATGAGCGATGTCTTTCCGGGCGTCAGCGCGGTGCGATTAAGTTTCGTTATGACCTGAGCCGTCAGATCGCAATTCGCCAACGCCAAGGTAACAGCCGCTGTATCAGGCGACGCGGCCGCGAAATTACCGCCCATGGCGAAAAAGACCTTTGCTCGCCCGTCTGCCATTGCTGCGATAGATTCTACAGTGTTCAGGCCATCGACGGCGGGTGCAGCGAATCCGAATTCC from Acidobacteriota bacterium includes the following:
- a CDS encoding amidophosphoribosyltransferase, with product MELVLDKLHEECGIFGIFGHAEASTLTQLGLFALQHRGQEACGIVTADGGELLQHRSIGLVADVLNPDVLSTLKGTSAIGHTRYSTSGKNTIDEVQPFSVTCQHGKIAVCHNGNLPFAAQKREELEKAGAIFSSTSDTETILHGIARTPAKDAVDAIKTVLYDTDGAFSLLFLTPKQLIAVRDPRGFRPLVLGKVQDSWCVASETCAFDLIDAEYVREIEPGEMLIVDADGLHSSKPLEQRPVSVCTFEHVYFSRPDSTIFGRSVNESRHKMGKQLAIEHPVEADLVVPVPDSGVAAAIGYARESGINFRQAIIRNHYVGRTFIEPTQSIRSFGVRLKLNPIKDLINGRRIILVDDSIVRGTTSKKIVEMVRDAGAEEVHMRISCPPTAHSCYYGVDTPRRKDLIASRMTVEETCQYIGADSLGYLSLNGMLESVGLETSSTCSACWTGKYPTLIANGKAA